One window of the Desmospora activa DSM 45169 genome contains the following:
- a CDS encoding MFS transporter, which produces MNPKAVRAWILYDWANSAFATTVMAAVMPIYYADVAASGLDNTTKTAYWGYTQSIALIFVVLLAPVLGAIADRSHSKRAFLRFFTYMGVIASILLAFVGEGEWLLASLLVIVGTLAFSGGNVFYDAFLTDLVPEESKRDYVSSQGYAYGYIGGGVLLAINLAMISFPTAFGLANATVATQLSFLSVGIWWFLFSIPFFRHVKERTTNHSKEKPLALAATGIRSTLATIKSLKRYPELLKFLIAFWFFSDGINTIIKMATIYGREIGIGQNDLIAALLITQFVGIPCTLLFGKLAEKTGAMRTLIITLIVYLLIVVLGYFMQTALHFYLLAILVGTVQGGSQSLSRSIFTRLVPIHRNAEFFGFYGLSGKFASIFGPFVFGLVGQLTGTSRIAITSLSFFFIAGIVMLLLVNLEKGKQEAEAVMREEMGSKGVTPSM; this is translated from the coding sequence ATGAATCCTAAAGCGGTTCGGGCCTGGATCTTATACGACTGGGCCAACTCCGCTTTCGCCACCACTGTGATGGCGGCGGTGATGCCGATCTACTATGCCGATGTCGCTGCCAGCGGATTGGATAATACTACTAAAACAGCCTATTGGGGCTACACCCAATCGATCGCTCTTATTTTTGTGGTTCTTCTTGCCCCAGTACTGGGTGCCATCGCCGACCGTTCTCACTCCAAACGCGCCTTCCTTCGCTTTTTCACCTATATGGGCGTAATCGCTTCGATTTTGCTGGCTTTTGTAGGTGAAGGAGAGTGGCTACTCGCCTCACTGTTGGTTATCGTGGGCACACTGGCTTTCTCCGGCGGCAACGTTTTCTATGACGCCTTCCTGACCGATCTTGTTCCTGAGGAGAGCAAACGGGATTATGTTTCCTCCCAAGGGTACGCTTACGGCTATATCGGCGGTGGTGTCCTTTTGGCCATCAACTTGGCCATGATCTCTTTTCCCACCGCTTTTGGCTTGGCCAATGCCACAGTCGCCACCCAGCTTTCCTTTTTATCAGTGGGGATCTGGTGGTTTCTCTTTTCGATTCCCTTTTTTCGTCATGTTAAAGAGCGCACAACCAACCACAGCAAAGAGAAACCCCTCGCGCTCGCCGCCACCGGCATCCGTTCCACCCTGGCAACCATCAAGAGCCTTAAGCGCTACCCGGAATTACTCAAGTTTCTGATCGCTTTTTGGTTCTTCTCCGACGGGATCAATACCATCATCAAGATGGCTACCATCTACGGCCGTGAAATCGGCATCGGTCAGAACGATCTCATCGCCGCTCTTTTGATCACCCAATTCGTCGGTATCCCCTGCACCCTCCTTTTCGGCAAATTGGCGGAAAAAACAGGCGCCATGCGCACCCTCATCATCACCTTGATTGTCTATCTTCTCATCGTCGTTCTCGGTTATTTTATGCAAACCGCCCTCCATTTTTATCTACTTGCTATCCTGGTCGGAACCGTTCAAGGGGGGAGCCAGTCCCTGAGCCGCTCCATCTTTACCCGCCTCGTCCCCATCCACCGCAATGCCGAATTCTTCGGCTTTTACGGCTTATCCGGCAAATTCGCTTCTATCTTCGGTCCCTTTGTCTTCGGTCTGGTTGGGCAGCTCACCGGTACCAGCCGGATCGCGATCACTTCCCTCTCCTTCTTCTTTATCGCCGGAATTGTGATGCTGTTGCTGGTTAACCTAGAAAAAGGAAAACAGGAAGCGGAGGCGGTCATGCGGGAAGAGATGGGCAGTAAGGGCGTGACACCTTCGATGTAG